A DNA window from Mya arenaria isolate MELC-2E11 chromosome 17, ASM2691426v1 contains the following coding sequences:
- the LOC128224255 gene encoding furin-like protease 1 translates to MDVATAWKKGYSGAGIKIMVVDDGLETTHTDLSNNYVSSLGYDVFTKTTNPTPNPSTDSHGTSCAGIIAAEDNKECVIGIAYGSKIGGVRLLASTGPTTSQVAEALVYKKDEIDIYSCSWGPVGDGQTIAKLSTILEQALIDGTTIGRNGLGAIYSWAAGNGGDVDDDCNYDGYANSPYTIAVTSLQTSSAPAGYSEPCSALMCATYGGDHEDDYIATTDVSNACTITFAGTSAACPVASGIFALVLESKPSLTWRDLQHIIVETAKNDLHNSHDFYLNGAGKRVSTTAGFGLLDADAMITKAANWKTVPERLSCESQQSIVNRVAVVEIRNTITMTDCLIDYLEHVEITAKMSTNITGHMELYLKSPNGASWTRILKHRNQDTRIGTLVKHRFMSVHQWGEGANGDWTIKLSDSNGGHVLVFYDWKIKLYGTSTELEDDNVNVGAIVGGVVGGVAVVGGVVAVLGYVMKGNKATASVAPTTS, encoded by the exons gTATCAAGTTTGGGATATGACgtgtttacaaaaacaacaaacccGACACCAAACCCAAGCACAGACAG cCATGGTACAAGCTGTGCAGGGATCATAGCTGCCGAGGATAACAAAGAGTGCGTCATTGGGATTGCTTACGGTTCAAAAATAGGAG GGGTAAGGCTATTAGCATCGACTGGACCCACCACTTCTCAAGTGGCCGAAGCGTTGGTTTACAAAAAAGATGAAATTGACATATACAGTTGCAGTTGGGGACCTGTGGGCGACGGCCAAACAATTGCTAAACTTAGCACTATACTAGAACAGGCACTTATTGATGGAACAACAATC GGGAGAAATGGTCTAGGAGCTATATATTCCTGGGCTGCTGGAAATGGCGGCGACGTAGACGATGACTGTAATTATGATGGCTACGCAAACAGTCCTTATACAATAGCTGTGACTTCGCTACAAACGAGTTCAGCACCAGCGGGTTACTCAGAACCGTGCTCGGCGCTTATGTGTGCAACATACGGTGGCGATCATGAAGATGATTATATT GCAACGACGGATGTATCGAATGCATGTACAATAACGTTTGCTGGGACCTCCGCCGCTTGTCCTGTTGCCTCAGGGATATTCGCCCTCGTCCTTGAATCAAA GCCTAGTCTTACATGGAGGGATCTTCAGCACATAATAGTCGAGACGGCCAAGAACGACCTTCACAATTCTCACGACTTCTACCTCAACGGAGCTGGAAAAAGAG TGAGCACTACAGCTGGGTTCGGCCTTCTCGATGCGGATGCAATGATCACCAAAGCTGCAAATTGGAAGACTGTTCCAGAAAGACTTAGTTGTGAATCACAGCAGAGTATTGTGAACAG GGTTGCAGTCGTGGAAATCCGGAATACAATCACAATGACCGATTGCTTAATAGATTACCTAGAACATGTTGAGATTACAGCTAAAATGTCAACAAACATTACTGGACATATGGAGCTCTACTTAAAGTCACCAAATGGGGCAAGCTGGACACGCATCTTAAAACACCGAAACCAGGACACACGTATTGGAACCCTTGTTAAGCATAGGTTTATGTCCGTTCATCAATGGGGAGAGGGGGCGAATGGTGACTGGACTATCAAACTCTCTGACTCAAACGGTGGACATG TGTTGGTATTTTATGATTGGAAAATCAAACTCTATGGAACCAGCACGGAGCTCGAAG acGACAACGTGAACGTCGGAGCTATAGTCGGTGGTGTTGTAGGTGGGGTGGCTGTGGTAGGGGGTGTAGTCGCCGTTTTAGGTTACGTGATGAAGGGTAACAAGGCCACTGCAAGTGTAGCCCCAACTACCTCGTGA